The Misgurnus anguillicaudatus chromosome 21, ASM2758022v2, whole genome shotgun sequence genome includes a window with the following:
- the rcor2 gene encoding REST corepressor 2 isoform X2: MPSVMERSGSGVLSRSRAKTVTNGNSQHSDDESSDEEHTHDSMIRVGGDYQAQIPEFNPDSATRYSEKDQRSMLVWSPNNIVSDAMLDEYIVMAKEKHGYNMEQALGMLLWHKHDVEKSLADLANFTPFPDEWTVEDKVLFEQAFSFHGKSFHRIQQMLPDKLISSLVKYYYSWKKTRTRTSVMDRQARKLLSKREKDESNDEMEEREPGSDSDFEINARKETGKQHSGIGGSDKGSSKSGLTRKENQGAQYRHHPLRARRRPPKGMHLGQEDIVALSASTDSGAVTVRHLDTQLVSLKRQVQSIKQSNSILKHNIGEGIDGVRPTEPNQKMNSRWTTEEQLLAVQAVRKYGKDFAAIADVIGNKTVAQVSSFFVSYRRRFNLDEVLREWQAEQDVVQGNSGRTADVDLNGSAGVEEDEVRMDGVSPPHSNSPLPFSDTSVTGSTQSSPPLTQPPPLLRPAPPSAPPSLLRQPPPLQTRPLQNRTPHNHPPPPLIRPAVAPSIHQGAARNSSSASAGQLPPSLVGLKVESPQSH, from the exons ATGCCATCGGTGATGGAGCGATCCGGTTCCGGTGTTCTGTCCCGAAGCAGGGCCAAAACAGTCACAAATGGCAACAGCCAACACTCCGACGACGAGAGCAGTGATGAGGAACACACACATG ACAGTATGATTCGCGTTGGTGGGGACTACCAGGCACAGATCCCAGAATTCAACCCAG ACTCTGCAACTCGCTACAGTGAGAAGGACCAGAGGAGCATGCTGGTTTGGTCACCCAACAACATTGTGTCGGATGCCATGT TGGATGAGTACATCGTGATGGCCAAAGAGAAGCATGGGTACAACATGGAACAG GCTCTTGGCATGCTCCTGTGGCACAAGCATGATGTCGAGAAGTCACTGGCTGATCTGGCCAACTTCACTCCCTTTCCTGATGAGTGGACAGTGGAAGACAAAGTTCTCTTCGAACAGGCTTTCAGTTTTCACGGCAAGAGCTTCCACCGCATCCAACAGATG CTGCCTGACAAGCTGATCTCAAGTCTGGTGAAATACTACTATTCCTGGAAGAAAACCAGAACCCGAACAAGCGTCATGGACCGCCAAGCACGCAAGCTCCTCAGCAAAAGAGAAAAGGATGAGAG TAATGATGAGATGGAGGAACGGGAGCCAGGCAGCGACAGTGACTTTGAAATTAATGCCAGAAAAGAG ACTGGAAAGCAGCACTCTGGAATTGGAGGAAGCGATAAGGGCTCAAGCAAGTCTGGTCTAACACGGAAAGAAAACCAGGGTGCACAGTACCGACACCACCCTCTACGGGCTCGCCGGAGGCCTCCTAAAGGCATGCACCTGGGCCAGGAGGACATTGTCGCCCTCTCAGCCTCCACTGATTCAGGAGCAGTTACTGTCAGACACCTGGATACACAGCTGGTGTCACTTAAGAGACAG GTCCAAAGTATCAAGCAAAGCAACAGCATTCTCAAGCACAACATAGGTGAAGGAATTGATGGAGTGAGACCCACAGAG cCCAACCAAAAAATGAACTCGCGCTGGACGACAGAGGAGCAGCTCTTGGCTGTTCAGG CTGTCAGGAAATACGGTAAAGACTTTGCAGCCATAGCAGATGTGATCGGCAACAAGACAGTAGCACAGGTGAGCTCATTCTTCGTGAGCTACCGAAGACGCTTTAATCTTGACGAGGTGCTACGTGAATGGCAGGCAGAACAGGACGTGGTTCAGGGGAACAGCGGGAGAACTGCAGACGTGGACCTGAATGGGTCGGCAGGAGTGGAAGAGGATGAG GTGAGGATGGACGGTGTTTCTCCCCCTCACTCCAACAGTCCCCTGCCCTTCTCTGACACCAGTGTTACTGGCAGCACCCAGTCCTCCCCACCCCTCACTCAACCTCCACCCTTACTGCGTCCTGCTCCCCCCTCGGCGCCTCCCAGCCTGCTGCGCCAGCCTCCCCCGCTACAAACACGACCTCTACAAAACCGGACGCCACACAATCACCCACCCCCACCGCTTATCAGACCTGCAGTGGCACCATCGATCCATCAGGGGGCAGCGAGGAACTCCTCCTCTGCCTCTGCTGGACAGCTGCCACCCTCGCTGGTTGGGCTGAAGGTGGAATCCCCTCAGTCACACTGA
- the rcor2 gene encoding REST corepressor 2 isoform X1 yields the protein MPSVMERSGSGVLSRSRAKTVTNGNSQHSDDESSDEEHTHADSMIRVGGDYQAQIPEFNPDSATRYSEKDQRSMLVWSPNNIVSDAMLDEYIVMAKEKHGYNMEQALGMLLWHKHDVEKSLADLANFTPFPDEWTVEDKVLFEQAFSFHGKSFHRIQQMLPDKLISSLVKYYYSWKKTRTRTSVMDRQARKLLSKREKDESNDEMEEREPGSDSDFEINARKETGKQHSGIGGSDKGSSKSGLTRKENQGAQYRHHPLRARRRPPKGMHLGQEDIVALSASTDSGAVTVRHLDTQLVSLKRQVQSIKQSNSILKHNIGEGIDGVRPTEPNQKMNSRWTTEEQLLAVQAVRKYGKDFAAIADVIGNKTVAQVSSFFVSYRRRFNLDEVLREWQAEQDVVQGNSGRTADVDLNGSAGVEEDEVRMDGVSPPHSNSPLPFSDTSVTGSTQSSPPLTQPPPLLRPAPPSAPPSLLRQPPPLQTRPLQNRTPHNHPPPPLIRPAVAPSIHQGAARNSSSASAGQLPPSLVGLKVESPQSH from the exons ATGCCATCGGTGATGGAGCGATCCGGTTCCGGTGTTCTGTCCCGAAGCAGGGCCAAAACAGTCACAAATGGCAACAGCCAACACTCCGACGACGAGAGCAGTGATGAGGAACACACACATG cagACAGTATGATTCGCGTTGGTGGGGACTACCAGGCACAGATCCCAGAATTCAACCCAG ACTCTGCAACTCGCTACAGTGAGAAGGACCAGAGGAGCATGCTGGTTTGGTCACCCAACAACATTGTGTCGGATGCCATGT TGGATGAGTACATCGTGATGGCCAAAGAGAAGCATGGGTACAACATGGAACAG GCTCTTGGCATGCTCCTGTGGCACAAGCATGATGTCGAGAAGTCACTGGCTGATCTGGCCAACTTCACTCCCTTTCCTGATGAGTGGACAGTGGAAGACAAAGTTCTCTTCGAACAGGCTTTCAGTTTTCACGGCAAGAGCTTCCACCGCATCCAACAGATG CTGCCTGACAAGCTGATCTCAAGTCTGGTGAAATACTACTATTCCTGGAAGAAAACCAGAACCCGAACAAGCGTCATGGACCGCCAAGCACGCAAGCTCCTCAGCAAAAGAGAAAAGGATGAGAG TAATGATGAGATGGAGGAACGGGAGCCAGGCAGCGACAGTGACTTTGAAATTAATGCCAGAAAAGAG ACTGGAAAGCAGCACTCTGGAATTGGAGGAAGCGATAAGGGCTCAAGCAAGTCTGGTCTAACACGGAAAGAAAACCAGGGTGCACAGTACCGACACCACCCTCTACGGGCTCGCCGGAGGCCTCCTAAAGGCATGCACCTGGGCCAGGAGGACATTGTCGCCCTCTCAGCCTCCACTGATTCAGGAGCAGTTACTGTCAGACACCTGGATACACAGCTGGTGTCACTTAAGAGACAG GTCCAAAGTATCAAGCAAAGCAACAGCATTCTCAAGCACAACATAGGTGAAGGAATTGATGGAGTGAGACCCACAGAG cCCAACCAAAAAATGAACTCGCGCTGGACGACAGAGGAGCAGCTCTTGGCTGTTCAGG CTGTCAGGAAATACGGTAAAGACTTTGCAGCCATAGCAGATGTGATCGGCAACAAGACAGTAGCACAGGTGAGCTCATTCTTCGTGAGCTACCGAAGACGCTTTAATCTTGACGAGGTGCTACGTGAATGGCAGGCAGAACAGGACGTGGTTCAGGGGAACAGCGGGAGAACTGCAGACGTGGACCTGAATGGGTCGGCAGGAGTGGAAGAGGATGAG GTGAGGATGGACGGTGTTTCTCCCCCTCACTCCAACAGTCCCCTGCCCTTCTCTGACACCAGTGTTACTGGCAGCACCCAGTCCTCCCCACCCCTCACTCAACCTCCACCCTTACTGCGTCCTGCTCCCCCCTCGGCGCCTCCCAGCCTGCTGCGCCAGCCTCCCCCGCTACAAACACGACCTCTACAAAACCGGACGCCACACAATCACCCACCCCCACCGCTTATCAGACCTGCAGTGGCACCATCGATCCATCAGGGGGCAGCGAGGAACTCCTCCTCTGCCTCTGCTGGACAGCTGCCACCCTCGCTGGTTGGGCTGAAGGTGGAATCCCCTCAGTCACACTGA
- the naa40 gene encoding N-alpha-acetyltransferase 40, with amino-acid sequence MGRKSNRAKEKKQRRLEERAAMDAVCAKVDAANKLEDPLSALPVFKKYDRNGLNLEIECKRVAALSPDTVEWAFDLTKANMQTLYEQSEWGWKEREKKDEMKDERAWYLLARDADSTPLAFSHFRFDVECGDEVLYCYEVQLESKVRRKGLGKFLIQILQLIANSTQMKKVMLTVFKHNHGAYQFFREALQFEIDETSPSMSGCCGDDCSYEILSRRTKYGEGSGHAHGGGHCGGCCH; translated from the exons ATGGGG AGAAAGTCAAACAGAGCAAAGGAGAAAAAGCAGAGAAGGCTCGAAGAAAGGGCAGCTATGGATGCAGTGTGTGCCAAGGTTGATGCAGCCAATAAG CTAGAAGATCCCCTTTCTGCCCTTCCAGTGTTCAAAAAATATGACCGAAATGG GCTAAACCTGGAGATTGAATGTAAACGGGTAGCTGCGTTAAGTCCAGACACAGTGGAGTGGGCCTTTGATTTGACTAAAGCCAACATGCAGACGCT ATATGAACAGAGTGAGTGGGGGTGGAAGGAGAGGGAGAAAAAGGATGAGATGAAGGATGAGAGGGCGTGGTACCTCCTGGCCCGGGATGCTGACTCCACACCTCTAGCATTTTCCCACTTTCGATTTGATGTAGAGTGTGGAGACGAGGTTTTGTATTG TTATGAAGTTCAGTTAGAGAGTAAAGTCAGACGGAAAGGTCTTGGGAagtttctcatccagatacttcAGCTTATCGCAAACAG CACACAAATGAAGAAGGTCATGCTGACAgtatttaaacacaatcatgggGCTTATCAGTTCTTCCGGGAGGCTTTACA GTTCGAGATTGACGAAACTTCACCCAGCATGTCTGGTTGCTGTGGAGATGACTGCTCTTATGAGATTCTGAGCCGAAGAACAAAATATGGCGAGGGTTCGGGACACGCGCACGGTGGCGGGCACTGTGGAGGCTGCTGTCATTAA